A DNA window from Gemmatimonadota bacterium contains the following coding sequences:
- a CDS encoding 50S ribosomal protein L10, producing MSKAERQSTVETLTAAVKGSPNIYVTDFAGLNVAKLTELRRRLRQAGARYVVVKNTLAQRALAANQVGLLDDHLAGPTGLVLAGTDPLAAAKVLGQFAKEHQKPSVRVGLVDGKAVDPAYVKRLGELPTRDELLGQLAGCLNGVLYQVVGALEALKDKRQAEVAS from the coding sequence ATGAGTAAGGCGGAACGACAATCCACGGTCGAGACCCTCACCGCCGCGGTGAAGGGCTCTCCCAATATTTATGTGACGGACTTCGCGGGCTTGAATGTCGCGAAGCTGACCGAGCTTCGTCGCCGGCTTCGGCAGGCGGGGGCTCGGTACGTCGTCGTCAAGAATACGCTGGCGCAGCGGGCGTTGGCGGCCAACCAAGTGGGCCTTCTCGACGACCATCTGGCCGGCCCGACTGGGCTGGTGTTGGCCGGTACCGATCCGCTCGCCGCGGCCAAAGTGCTGGGCCAGTTCGCGAAGGAGCATCAAAAGCCTTCGGTTCGGGTCGGCCTGGTCGACGGCAAGGCGGTCGATCCGGCGTATGTGAAGCGGTTGGGCGAACTGCCGACGCGCGATGAGTTGCTCGGTCAGTTGGCTGGGTGTCTGAACGGTGTCCTCTATCAGGTCGTTGGCGCCCTCGAGGCGCTCAAAGATAAACGTCAAGCTGAAGTAGCTTCTTAA
- a CDS encoding 50S ribosomal protein L7/L12 codes for MSTMTNEQILEAIGSKTVVELAELIDAFKSKFNVTVMAAAAGGAAGGAAAPVVEEQTEFSVILKEGGAKKIQVIKAIREIVSGLGLKEAKDIVDGAPKTIKEGISKAEAEEIKKKLEEQGATVELK; via the coding sequence ATGTCGACGATGACGAACGAGCAGATCCTCGAGGCGATTGGCAGCAAGACCGTAGTCGAATTGGCTGAGCTGATCGACGCCTTCAAGTCCAAGTTCAATGTGACCGTCATGGCGGCCGCGGCGGGTGGCGCGGCTGGCGGCGCGGCGGCTCCGGTGGTTGAGGAACAGACCGAGTTCTCGGTCATCCTCAAGGAGGGCGGCGCCAAGAAGATCCAGGTCATCAAGGCCATTCGCGAAATCGTGTCCGGCTTGGGTCTCAAGGAAGCCAAGGATATCGTGGACGGCGCGCCGAAGACGATCAAGGAAGGTATCTCCAAGGCAGAAGCCGAAGAGATCAAGAAGAAGCTGGAAGAGCAGGGCGCTACCGTCGAACTGAAGTAA